A DNA window from Anastrepha ludens isolate Willacy chromosome 6, idAnaLude1.1, whole genome shotgun sequence contains the following coding sequences:
- the LOC128868580 gene encoding uncharacterized protein LOC128868580 produces MKIVLAFLMLAGLLAIGVNAGSEPVCSYRNNAGETIFLKYLPLLKQGQDYVDFGADGKCVKRAVCTENFKTEVEDCAKHRVTCGNKKTFPGVFPGCCVKC; encoded by the exons ATGAAGATAGTTTTGGCATTTTTGATGCTCGCTGGCCTGCTGGCCATAGGCGTTAACGCCG GCAGCGAACCAGTTTGCTCATATCGCAACAATGCGGGCGAAACGATTTTCCTCAAGTATTTGCCATTACTCAAGCAGGGTCAGGACTATGTGGACTTTGGGGCGGATGGCAAGTGTGTGAAGCGCGCAGTTTGTACGGAGAATTTCAAAACCGAAGTGGAAGA TTGCGCCAAGCATCGCGTCACTTGTGGCAATAAAAAGACATTTCCCGGCGTGTTTCCCGGTTGTTGCGTTAAATGCTAA